A single genomic interval of Flavihumibacter rivuli harbors:
- a CDS encoding 3-keto-disaccharide hydrolase: MHKKSLSASSMAIIAMAMLACNNQPSGEAGTADSAVTLTTVTMDSSAAPVALFDGKTLAGWHAYNKPGEIRNWVVQDGALVCLGKAHGDTGGDIVTDKEYENFELSFEWKISKGGNSGVMYHVIEDPKYKGPYETGPEYQVIDDIGFPQKLEEWQKAGADYAMNLADTTKKKLMPVGEWNSSKIVFNKGHVEHWLNGEKIVEFQAWTPEWEKEKKEGKWKDYPDYGSAKKGKIALQDHGDQASYRNIMIREL, translated from the coding sequence ATGCATAAGAAATCGCTTTCCGCAAGCAGCATGGCCATTATTGCGATGGCCATGCTCGCCTGCAATAACCAACCCTCAGGTGAAGCAGGGACGGCTGATTCTGCTGTAACCTTAACTACTGTTACCATGGATTCTTCAGCAGCTCCTGTTGCCCTCTTTGATGGTAAGACACTGGCCGGCTGGCATGCCTACAACAAACCCGGGGAGATCAGGAACTGGGTGGTACAGGATGGTGCACTGGTTTGCCTGGGCAAGGCCCATGGTGATACCGGCGGTGATATTGTAACCGATAAGGAATATGAGAATTTCGAATTGAGTTTCGAATGGAAGATCTCCAAAGGCGGTAATAGTGGCGTCATGTACCATGTTATCGAGGATCCTAAATACAAAGGTCCTTATGAGACAGGTCCCGAGTACCAGGTGATCGATGACATTGGGTTCCCCCAGAAATTGGAAGAATGGCAGAAGGCCGGTGCCGATTATGCCATGAACCTGGCAGATACCACCAAAAAGAAGCTGATGCCAGTTGGGGAATGGAATAGCTCAAAGATCGTTTTCAACAAGGGCCATGTGGAGCATTGGCTGAATGGGGAGAAGATCGTGGAGTTCCAGGCATGGACACCTGAATGGGAGAAGGAGAAGAAGGAAGGAAAGTGGAAGGATTATCCCGACTACGGCTCTGCAAAGAAGGGAAAGATCGCCTTGCAGGACCATGGCGACCAGGCTTCCTACAGAAATATCATGATCAGGGAATTGTAA
- a CDS encoding Gfo/Idh/MocA family protein gives MSNNQNNSRRSFLRNFAATTAAVAAGSSLFASETTNAPFAILKRNAYSANDNINIALIGAGGMGVQDTITALQVPGVKLVAVCDLYDGRLADAKKRWGNDIFTTRSYKELLNRKDIDAVIIATPDHWHQQISIDAMRAGKHVYCEKPMVHSIGEGPAVIKAQKETGKIFQVGSQGVSSLGNEKAKELLKDGAIGELNYAEGFWARHSPVGAWQYPIPADASPSTVDWEAFISNTKKRPFDATRFFRWRNYLDYGTGMSGDLFVHLFSSLHFITSSYGPNKVYSSGGLRYWKDGREVPDVLLGTFDYGQSAAHPAFNLSLRCNFVDGTSGTTFLRLVGSEGSMDITWDDVTLKRNKEIASDDPFYIEQMKKAGNPVTGRKRILPPQEFTFKAEQGYLGGPYDHFANFFTAIRNNGSVVEDAVFGYRAAAPALLCNDSYNQDRAILWNPERMELVVKK, from the coding sequence ATGAGCAACAACCAGAACAACTCACGCAGGAGTTTCCTGAGAAACTTCGCGGCCACAACGGCAGCAGTAGCGGCAGGTTCCAGCCTGTTCGCATCAGAAACAACCAATGCCCCCTTTGCCATCCTGAAAAGGAATGCCTATTCTGCCAACGATAATATCAATATCGCATTGATCGGCGCTGGCGGTATGGGTGTGCAGGACACCATCACTGCGCTCCAGGTGCCAGGTGTTAAACTGGTAGCAGTATGCGATCTGTATGATGGTCGTTTGGCCGATGCAAAAAAGCGTTGGGGTAACGATATCTTCACTACCCGCAGTTATAAGGAATTGCTGAACCGCAAAGATATTGATGCGGTGATCATTGCGACGCCTGACCATTGGCACCAGCAGATCTCTATTGATGCCATGCGCGCAGGCAAGCATGTGTACTGCGAAAAGCCAATGGTGCATTCCATTGGCGAAGGCCCTGCCGTGATCAAGGCACAGAAGGAGACCGGAAAGATCTTCCAGGTGGGAAGCCAGGGTGTTTCCTCGCTTGGTAACGAAAAGGCGAAGGAACTCCTGAAAGATGGCGCTATCGGTGAACTCAATTATGCAGAAGGCTTCTGGGCCAGGCATTCCCCTGTGGGCGCATGGCAGTACCCTATTCCTGCCGATGCTTCACCTTCGACAGTAGATTGGGAGGCCTTTATCAGCAATACCAAGAAGCGTCCCTTCGATGCCACCAGGTTCTTCCGTTGGCGCAATTACCTCGATTATGGTACAGGTATGTCTGGTGACCTCTTTGTGCACCTTTTCTCCAGCCTGCATTTCATTACAAGTTCCTATGGTCCCAATAAGGTTTATTCATCCGGTGGCCTGAGGTACTGGAAGGACGGTCGTGAAGTGCCCGATGTATTGCTCGGAACCTTCGACTATGGTCAATCCGCTGCCCATCCGGCATTCAACCTTTCCCTGCGTTGCAACTTCGTGGATGGTACCAGTGGCACTACTTTCCTGCGCCTCGTAGGTAGTGAGGGCTCAATGGATATCACCTGGGATGATGTAACGCTGAAGCGCAACAAGGAGATCGCTTCTGACGATCCGTTCTATATTGAACAGATGAAGAAGGCCGGTAATCCTGTGACCGGAAGGAAAAGGATCCTACCACCGCAGGAGTTCACCTTCAAGGCGGAGCAGGGATACCTCGGTGGGCCTTATGATCATTTTGCCAACTTCTTCACCGCTATCCGCAACAACGGGTCTGTAGTGGAAGATGCCGTGTTCGGTTATCGTGCCGCAGCTCCCGCCCTGCTGTGTAATGATAGCTATAACCAGGACAGGGCCATCCTCTGGAATCCGGAGAGGATGGAACTTGTTGTAAAAAAATAA
- a CDS encoding 3-keto-disaccharide hydrolase: protein MLALILVAAVSVNAQFWKKKEFTPLFNGKDLSGWTAHGTEKWYVQKGELVCESGPDKQYGYLSTNKTYKDFELHVEFKLEANGNSGVFIRSSIEGTKISGWQVEVAPPGLHTGGIYESYGRGWLVKPEPEKEKVLKGNDWNKMVIIVKGDEVTSILNDKQMVRLVDEKIGAGNGFIALQIHDGGGIKVRWRNIRIKELKESSK from the coding sequence TTGCTTGCCCTGATATTGGTAGCAGCAGTTTCGGTTAATGCACAGTTTTGGAAAAAGAAAGAATTCACTCCCCTGTTTAATGGTAAGGACCTGAGTGGCTGGACCGCCCACGGAACGGAAAAATGGTATGTCCAAAAAGGTGAACTGGTTTGCGAAAGCGGACCGGATAAACAATATGGGTATCTCTCCACCAATAAAACTTACAAGGACTTTGAACTGCATGTGGAATTCAAGCTGGAAGCCAATGGCAACAGTGGGGTGTTCATCCGTTCTTCCATTGAAGGTACCAAGATCAGTGGATGGCAGGTGGAAGTAGCGCCCCCGGGTTTACATACCGGCGGCATCTATGAATCTTACGGCAGGGGATGGCTGGTGAAGCCGGAGCCGGAAAAGGAAAAAGTATTGAAGGGAAATGATTGGAACAAAATGGTGATCATCGTGAAAGGTGATGAAGTGACCAGCATCCTGAATGATAAGCAAATGGTGCGCCTGGTGGATGAAAAGATCGGCGCCGGTAACGGATTTATCGCCTTGCAGATCCATGATGGTGGTGGTATTAAAGTGCGTTGGCGCAATATCAGGATCAAGGAATTAAAAGAATCTTCAAAATAA